A single window of Nocardia sp. NBC_01327 DNA harbors:
- a CDS encoding helix-turn-helix transcriptional regulator: protein MAISKVERLMNLVIALLSTRQFLTAERIRDSVAGYEESASDEAFSRMFERDKNELRDLGIPLEIGPISRYSGAEGYRINRDAYELPDIDLTSAESAAVAVAVQLWESPELAAAAEGGLLKLRAAGIHVEPDAGFASVPAVPARTRGSEPVLSKLLAAVDAGRSVRFLHRQSHGDPIERDVQPWGVVTHHGRWYLVGYDNARNAQRTFRVSRIGEAVTEYGPANAVHKPEGVDLRAVVAEVTSQAPIAGSATVWVADGRGQEIRRLGAIMEERALGGRPGAIVEVPIRSRDWLARLITGLGADALVLAPEDLRENVIARLESVLERNEVSA from the coding sequence GTGGCGATATCCAAGGTCGAGCGGTTGATGAATCTGGTTATCGCGCTGCTGTCCACCCGCCAATTCCTGACCGCCGAGCGGATTCGGGACAGTGTGGCCGGGTACGAGGAGTCCGCGAGCGATGAGGCTTTCAGCCGCATGTTCGAGCGCGACAAGAACGAGCTGCGCGATCTGGGCATACCCCTGGAAATCGGCCCCATCAGCCGGTATTCGGGCGCGGAGGGCTATCGCATCAATCGCGATGCGTACGAGCTACCCGATATCGATCTGACCAGCGCGGAGTCGGCTGCCGTCGCGGTGGCCGTGCAGCTGTGGGAATCCCCGGAACTGGCCGCGGCAGCCGAGGGCGGACTGCTCAAGCTGCGCGCCGCCGGTATCCATGTGGAACCCGATGCAGGGTTCGCCTCGGTGCCCGCGGTTCCCGCGCGCACGCGCGGTTCGGAACCGGTGCTGAGCAAACTGCTCGCCGCCGTCGATGCGGGCCGCTCGGTGCGCTTCCTGCACCGGCAATCGCACGGCGATCCGATCGAGCGCGATGTGCAGCCGTGGGGTGTGGTCACCCATCACGGCCGCTGGTATCTCGTCGGCTACGACAATGCACGCAATGCACAGCGCACCTTCCGGGTCTCCCGCATCGGTGAGGCGGTCACCGAATACGGTCCGGCCAATGCCGTGCACAAGCCCGAGGGCGTGGATCTGCGCGCGGTGGTCGCCGAGGTCACCAGCCAGGCGCCGATCGCCGGTTCGGCGACCGTCTGGGTGGCCGACGGCCGCGGTCAGGAGATCCGCCGGCTGGGCGCGATCATGGAGGAGCGGGCGCTCGGTGGCCGTCCCGGCGCCATTGTCGAGGTGCCCATCCGCTCGCGTGACTGGCTGGCCCGGCTCATTACCGGATTGGGTGCGGACGCCCTGGTGCTCGCACCGGAAGATCTGCGCGAGAACGTGATTGCGAGGCTCGAGTCGGTGCTGGAGCGGAACGAGGTGTCGGCATGA
- the pafA gene encoding Pup--protein ligase, with translation MQRRIMGIETEFGVTCTFHGHRRLSPDEVARYLFRRVVSWGRSSNVFLRNGARLYLDVGSHPEYATAECDSLVQLVTHDRAGERVLEDLLIDAEQRLAEEGIGGDIYLFKNNTDSAGNSYGCHENFLVVRAGEFSRISDVLLPFLVTRQLICGAGKILQTPKAATFCLSQRAEHIWEGVSSATTRSRPIINTRDEPHADAEKYRRLHVIVGDSNMAEPSTMLKVGTASLVLEMIEAGVAFRDFALDNPIRAIREVSHDLTGRRPVRLAGGRQASALEIQREYYARAVEHLRNRDRDPQVDAVVDLWGRTLDAVEAQDFAKVDTEIDWVIKRKLFQRYQDRYSMELSDPKIAQLDLAYHDIKRGRGVFDLLQRKGLAKRITEDEAVDAAVNTPPQTTRAKLRGDFITAAQEAGRDFTVDWVHLKLNDQAQRTVLCKDPFRSVDERVDRLIASM, from the coding sequence GTGCAGCGACGAATCATGGGGATCGAAACCGAATTCGGGGTGACGTGCACCTTCCACGGTCACCGTCGGTTGAGTCCTGACGAGGTGGCCCGGTACCTTTTCCGCCGGGTAGTTTCCTGGGGCCGTAGTTCGAACGTGTTCCTCCGCAACGGTGCCCGGCTCTACCTTGATGTCGGTTCACATCCGGAGTACGCAACGGCCGAGTGCGACAGCTTGGTGCAGCTGGTCACTCATGACCGCGCCGGTGAACGGGTCCTGGAGGATCTGCTCATCGACGCCGAACAGCGTCTTGCCGAAGAGGGCATAGGCGGTGACATCTATCTCTTCAAGAACAACACCGACTCCGCGGGCAACTCCTACGGCTGTCACGAGAACTTCCTCGTGGTGCGTGCGGGCGAGTTCTCCCGGATATCGGATGTGCTGCTGCCCTTCCTGGTGACCCGTCAGCTCATCTGCGGGGCCGGAAAGATCCTGCAGACGCCCAAGGCCGCCACGTTCTGCCTCTCGCAGCGCGCGGAGCACATCTGGGAGGGCGTCTCCTCGGCGACCACGCGGTCGCGGCCCATCATCAACACTCGTGATGAGCCGCATGCCGATGCCGAGAAGTACCGCCGCCTGCATGTCATCGTCGGCGACTCGAATATGGCCGAGCCGAGCACCATGCTCAAGGTCGGCACCGCATCGCTCGTCCTGGAGATGATCGAGGCGGGGGTCGCGTTCCGGGACTTCGCTCTGGACAACCCGATTCGCGCCATTCGCGAGGTCTCGCATGATCTCACCGGACGCCGTCCGGTGCGGTTGGCGGGCGGCCGGCAGGCCAGTGCCCTGGAAATCCAGCGCGAGTACTACGCCCGCGCCGTCGAGCATCTGCGCAATCGCGATCGCGATCCGCAGGTCGACGCGGTGGTGGATCTGTGGGGTCGCACCCTCGATGCCGTCGAGGCGCAGGATTTCGCCAAGGTGGACACCGAGATCGACTGGGTCATCAAGCGCAAGCTGTTCCAGCGCTATCAGGATCGCTACAGCATGGAGCTGTCCGATCCCAAGATCGCGCAATTGGATCTGGCCTACCACGACATCAAGCGCGGCCGCGGCGTCTTCGACCTGCTGCAGCGCAAGGGTCTGGCCAAGCGCATCACCGAGGACGAGGCGGTCGACGCCGCGGTCAACACCCCGCCGCAGACCACCCGCGCCAAACTGCGCGGCGATTTCATCACCGCCGCACAGGAGGCCGGCCGCGATTTCACGGTCGACTGGGTGCATCTCAAGCTCAATGACCAGGCGCAGCGCACCGTGCTCTGCAAGGACCCGTTCCGTTCGGTGGACGAGCGCGTGGATCGGCTCATCGCCTCGATGTAA
- the prcA gene encoding proteasome subunit alpha: MTLPYYASAEQIMRDKTELARKGIARGRSVVVLVYDKGVVFVAENPSATLHKVSELYDRVGFAAVGKYNEFESLRRGGILQADLRGYQFDRRDVTGRFLANLYAQSLGTIFTDQLKPFEVEICIAEVGYPGAEPNSVLYRINFDGSIVDEREFVVMGGNTDPIVTALKDSYRPGLDLHSAVTVAMQALQKSAPENADKDKKPTGGSQLEVATLEQSRPRRAFRRITGGALQELITGKAQSATATAEADKPSAGDPSQA, translated from the coding sequence ATGACACTGCCGTATTACGCGTCCGCCGAACAGATCATGCGCGACAAGACCGAACTTGCGCGCAAGGGCATCGCACGAGGCCGCAGTGTTGTGGTGCTGGTGTACGACAAAGGTGTGGTGTTCGTCGCCGAGAACCCTTCGGCCACACTGCACAAGGTGAGCGAGCTGTACGACCGCGTCGGCTTCGCCGCCGTCGGCAAGTACAACGAGTTCGAAAGCCTGCGCCGCGGTGGCATTCTGCAGGCCGATCTGCGCGGTTACCAGTTCGACCGGCGCGATGTCACCGGCCGATTCCTGGCCAACCTGTACGCGCAGAGCCTCGGCACCATCTTCACCGATCAGCTCAAGCCGTTCGAGGTGGAGATCTGCATCGCCGAGGTGGGCTATCCGGGGGCAGAACCGAACTCGGTGCTGTACCGGATCAACTTCGACGGATCGATTGTCGACGAGCGCGAATTCGTGGTGATGGGCGGCAATACCGACCCGATCGTCACCGCGCTCAAGGATTCCTACCGGCCGGGCCTGGATCTGCACTCCGCAGTGACGGTGGCAATGCAGGCCCTGCAAAAGTCGGCGCCGGAAAACGCCGACAAGGACAAGAAACCGACGGGTGGGTCGCAGCTCGAAGTGGCAACTCTCGAGCAGTCCCGGCCGCGGCGGGCGTTCCGCCGCATTACCGGCGGCGCACTGCAGGAGCTGATCACCGGTAAGGCGCAGAGCGCCACCGCGACAGCCGAGGCCGACAAGCCGTCGGCCGGAGATCCCTCGCAGGCCTAG
- the prcB gene encoding proteasome subunit beta has translation MTSGDPLRLQTGYALSSFSEYLRLNAPELLPGNNFRTDGAHPLGSAPSDIAPHGTTIVAVSYRGGVLIAGDRRATQGNLLASRDIEKVYITDTFSAAGIAGTAGMAIEMIRLFAVELEYYEKIEGVSLTFDGKANKLSKMVRDNLPAALQGLVVVPLLVGYDPDASDPDRSGRIISYDVVGGRSEERFGYTAVGSGSLFARSSLKKTYRRGIDQDQALSIAVESLFDAADDDTATGGPDTMRGIYPTAIVIDSEGSVEVSEGRLAEITREIVATRADEEGGARA, from the coding sequence GTGACCTCAGGCGACCCCTTGCGTCTCCAGACGGGGTACGCCCTCTCGTCCTTCTCCGAATACCTGCGGCTCAATGCGCCGGAACTGTTGCCAGGCAATAATTTCCGGACCGACGGCGCGCACCCCCTGGGGAGTGCGCCGTCGGATATCGCACCGCACGGCACCACCATCGTCGCGGTCTCCTACCGCGGCGGTGTGCTGATCGCCGGCGACCGCCGGGCCACCCAGGGCAACCTGCTGGCCAGCCGTGACATCGAGAAGGTGTACATCACCGACACCTTCTCCGCGGCCGGCATCGCGGGCACCGCGGGTATGGCCATCGAGATGATCCGGCTGTTCGCGGTGGAGCTCGAGTACTACGAGAAGATCGAGGGCGTCTCCCTCACCTTCGACGGCAAGGCAAACAAGCTCTCGAAAATGGTGCGCGACAACCTGCCTGCGGCCCTGCAGGGCCTGGTCGTGGTGCCGCTCCTGGTCGGCTACGACCCGGACGCCTCCGACCCGGACAGGTCCGGGCGCATCATCTCCTACGACGTGGTCGGCGGCCGCAGCGAAGAGCGATTCGGTTATACCGCTGTCGGTTCCGGCTCCCTGTTCGCCAGGTCCTCGCTCAAGAAGACCTACCGCCGCGGCATCGATCAGGACCAGGCGCTGAGTATCGCCGTCGAGTCCCTGTTCGACGCCGCCGACGACGACACCGCCACCGGCGGTCCCGACACCATGCGGGGCATCTACCCGACGGCGATCGTCATCGATTCCGAAGGCTCCGTTGAGGTGTCGGAGGGTCGGCTGGCCGAGATCACCCGTGAGATCGTGGCCACGCGCGCGGACGAAGAAGGGGGTGCCCGAGCATGA
- a CDS encoding ubiquitin-like protein Pup, whose translation MAQEQTKRAGGGDEDEGPVEGGAAGQERREKLAEETDDLLDEIDDVLEENAEDFVRAYVQKGGQ comes from the coding sequence ATGGCACAAGAGCAGACCAAGCGCGCCGGTGGTGGCGACGAGGATGAGGGTCCAGTCGAGGGCGGTGCTGCGGGGCAGGAGCGTCGCGAAAAACTGGCTGAGGAGACCGACGACCTGCTCGACGAGATCGACGATGTCCTCGAGGAGAATGCCGAGGACTTCGTGCGTGCGTATGTTCAGAAGGGCGGCCAGTGA
- the dop gene encoding depupylase/deamidase Dop: protein MQRIIGIEVEYGISTPSEPSANPILTSTQAVLAYAAAEGVPRAKRTRWDYEVESPLRDARGFDLGRLNGPAPVIDADEVGAANMILTNGARLYVDHAHPEYSAPEVTDPLDAVIWDKAGERVMESAARFASSVPGAPRMQLYKNNTDGKGASYGTHENYLMSRDTPFNQIIIGLTPFFASRQVICGSGRVGIGQNGDTAGFQLSQRADYIEVEVGLETTLKRGIINTRDEPHADADKYRRLHVIIGDANLAEWSTYLKVGTSALVLDLIEAGEDLSDLQLARPVTAVHTISHDPTLRATVALADGRELTGLALQRIYLDRVEKYMDRIGNDDARVQDVIEKWAHVLDLLERDPMETADLLDWTAKLRLLEGMRNREGLNWAAPKLHLVDLQYSDVRLDKGLYNRLVARGSMQRLVSEQQVLDAMTNPPTDTRAYFRGECLRRFGADIAAASWDSVIFDLGGDSLVRIPTLEPRRGTKSHVGKLLDGVQTAAELVQQLTH from the coding sequence ATGCAGCGCATCATCGGAATCGAGGTCGAGTACGGCATTTCGACGCCTTCGGAGCCGTCGGCCAACCCGATCCTCACGTCGACCCAGGCGGTCCTCGCCTATGCCGCAGCCGAAGGCGTGCCGCGCGCCAAACGAACCCGCTGGGACTACGAGGTGGAGTCACCGCTGCGCGATGCGCGCGGCTTCGACCTCGGACGACTCAACGGACCCGCACCGGTCATCGACGCCGACGAGGTCGGCGCGGCCAATATGATCCTGACGAACGGGGCCCGCCTCTACGTCGACCACGCGCACCCCGAATACTCCGCCCCCGAGGTCACCGACCCCCTGGACGCGGTGATCTGGGACAAGGCCGGTGAGCGGGTCATGGAGTCCGCCGCCCGCTTCGCCTCCAGCGTGCCCGGCGCCCCGCGCATGCAGCTGTACAAGAACAACACCGACGGCAAGGGCGCCTCCTACGGCACCCACGAGAACTACCTCATGAGCCGCGATACGCCGTTCAACCAGATCATCATCGGCCTCACCCCGTTCTTCGCCTCCCGCCAGGTGATCTGTGGTTCCGGCCGGGTCGGCATCGGCCAGAACGGTGATACCGCCGGTTTCCAGCTGTCCCAGCGCGCCGATTACATCGAGGTCGAGGTCGGCCTGGAGACCACGCTCAAGCGCGGCATCATCAACACCCGTGACGAACCGCACGCCGACGCCGACAAATACCGGCGGCTGCACGTCATCATCGGCGATGCCAACCTCGCCGAATGGTCCACCTACCTGAAGGTCGGCACCAGCGCCCTGGTGCTGGATCTCATCGAGGCCGGCGAGGACCTCTCGGATCTGCAACTGGCCCGGCCCGTCACCGCCGTGCACACCATCAGCCACGACCCGACGCTGCGCGCCACCGTCGCGCTTGCCGACGGCCGCGAGCTGACCGGGCTTGCGCTGCAACGCATCTACCTCGATCGCGTCGAGAAGTACATGGACCGCATCGGCAATGACGACGCACGCGTGCAGGACGTCATCGAGAAGTGGGCGCATGTGCTGGATCTGCTCGAGCGCGACCCCATGGAGACCGCGGACCTGCTCGACTGGACCGCGAAACTGCGCCTGCTGGAAGGCATGCGCAACCGTGAGGGCCTCAATTGGGCCGCACCCAAGCTGCACCTCGTCGACCTCCAGTACTCCGACGTACGTCTCGACAAGGGCCTCTACAACCGCCTCGTGGCCCGCGGATCCATGCAGCGCCTGGTCTCCGAACAACAGGTCCTGGACGCAATGACCAACCCGCCCACCGATACTCGCGCCTACTTCCGCGGTGAATGTCTGCGGCGTTTCGGCGCGGATATCGCCGCCGCCAGCTGGGATTCGGTGATCTTCGATCTGGGTGGCGATTCTTTGGTTCGCATCCCCACCCTCGAACCGCGCCGCGGCACCAAGTCACACGTGGGGAAACTGCTCGACGGCGTACAAACTGCTGCTGAACTGGTGCAACAGCTCACACACTGA
- a CDS encoding DUF418 domain-containing protein produces MAEPVSRAQPQPPRGPAGSVNPVPAEPRSARLPALDVLRGIAILGTLGTNIWIFTNGAGLVGYISRNDEPQGVWFWVERALQQVAQGKFLGLLTIMFGIGLAIQQRSAVRAGRDWPGPYPWRAGLLLLDGLVNFLFVAEFDVLMGYAVTGLIVAFILARSPLVQRRWLIATAAVHLGMLTLLAIGMESSRPKPHSPTPPPLDPNPYADGSFWDLVVFRVQHAALFRLEPVFILFLSIALFLLGARLFRAGVFEPSGARIRKWLMIIGFVVAAPLDLTVGMRGGDLILLTRYGTAPFVALGILGLVAHIYTRRPAPGFAGRRLAEVGRMALSCYILQNLVAGFVCYGWGLGIASLVSPDSRVLFTLACYLIISALMLGFAHLWLRRFERGPVEWLWNASYHALIRRGSRATRSAEPAGRWEAG; encoded by the coding sequence ATGGCCGAACCGGTGTCCCGAGCGCAGCCGCAGCCACCGCGCGGCCCCGCCGGCAGCGTGAATCCCGTTCCGGCCGAACCGCGTTCGGCGCGACTACCCGCCTTGGACGTGCTGCGCGGCATTGCCATCCTGGGCACGCTCGGCACGAATATCTGGATCTTCACCAATGGCGCCGGGCTGGTGGGCTACATCTCACGCAATGATGAGCCGCAGGGCGTGTGGTTCTGGGTCGAGCGGGCGCTGCAGCAGGTGGCCCAGGGCAAATTCCTGGGCCTGCTGACGATTATGTTCGGGATCGGGCTGGCTATTCAGCAGCGTTCGGCGGTGCGGGCCGGGCGGGACTGGCCGGGCCCCTACCCGTGGCGGGCGGGTCTGCTGCTGCTGGACGGGCTGGTGAACTTCCTGTTCGTCGCGGAATTCGATGTGCTGATGGGTTATGCGGTGACCGGCCTGATCGTGGCATTCATCCTGGCGCGGAGCCCTCTGGTGCAGCGGCGCTGGCTGATCGCGACCGCGGCCGTGCACCTGGGCATGCTGACGCTGCTGGCGATCGGCATGGAATCGAGCCGGCCCAAACCCCATTCGCCCACACCGCCGCCGCTGGATCCGAATCCCTATGCGGACGGCTCGTTCTGGGATCTGGTGGTGTTCCGGGTACAGCACGCGGCGCTGTTCCGCCTGGAACCGGTCTTCATCCTCTTCCTGTCCATCGCCCTGTTCCTGCTGGGTGCGCGCCTGTTCCGGGCGGGCGTCTTCGAGCCCTCCGGTGCACGAATCCGCAAGTGGCTCATGATTATCGGCTTCGTGGTGGCCGCACCGCTGGATCTCACCGTGGGTATGCGCGGCGGCGATCTGATCCTGCTGACCCGCTACGGCACCGCCCCGTTCGTGGCGCTGGGCATTCTGGGCCTGGTCGCGCACATCTACACCCGCCGCCCGGCTCCGGGATTCGCCGGCCGCCGCTTGGCCGAGGTGGGGCGAATGGCGTTGAGCTGCTATATCCTTCAGAATCTGGTGGCGGGTTTCGTCTGCTACGGCTGGGGCCTGGGCATCGCCTCGCTGGTCTCCCCCGACTCCCGCGTGCTGTTCACCCTCGCCTGCTACTTGATCATTTCCGCCCTCATGCTCGGTTTCGCCCATCTCTGGCTGCGCCGCTTCGAGCGCGGACCGGTGGAGTGGCTGTGGAATGCGAGCTACCACGCCCTGATCAGGCGTGGTAGCCGCGCGACTCGGTCCGCGGAACCGGCGGGCCGCTGGGAAGCGGGATAG
- a CDS encoding FAD-dependent monooxygenase, whose amino-acid sequence MTYDVIVAGAGPVGLMLASELSLAGIRPLVLERHTAPSLEPKANGLVGQVVPMMDRRGLSEALSGIAGAPQPNSAYFMFGALALDLSLLDRSPVYSMPAPQPRIVAVLHDRAVELGVEIRWGTEIIGLEQDDDGVTVDVSGTGGAHRLRARFLVGADGGHSLVRKLSGIDFPGISYDRTTGRTAHATVPADWLDPATGALNVPGYGPIRPFLPVRTEHGGFVYAPLPGNAPLINTTEWDQPEPAEPMSLAELRASVHRVLGADIPIGPPPGPGPHLLRRVIGGNTRLAERFRDRRVLLAGDAAHVLVFGGGPGLNLGLQDAINLGWKLAAEITGAAPAGLLDTYDTERRAAASRSVVSAQAQAAVLAPGADVTALREVFAELLTDRQTVQRLADLIAGSDVRYDMGDPHPHPLVGYCAPEFELHTGAGTVRLAELTRTARPLLLDLTEEGALADALPEWRDRVDIVAARACGETPPGALLLRPDCYIAWASASARPDESELGTLRTALTRWFGAASRSAAPVG is encoded by the coding sequence ATGACCTACGACGTGATCGTCGCCGGCGCGGGGCCGGTCGGCCTGATGCTGGCGAGTGAACTCAGCCTGGCCGGAATCCGGCCGCTGGTGCTCGAGCGTCACACCGCACCGAGCCTCGAACCCAAGGCCAACGGACTGGTCGGCCAGGTGGTGCCGATGATGGACCGGCGCGGGCTGAGCGAAGCGCTCAGCGGCATTGCCGGAGCGCCGCAACCCAATTCCGCCTACTTCATGTTCGGCGCGCTGGCACTGGATCTGAGCCTGCTCGACCGCAGCCCCGTCTACAGTATGCCCGCGCCGCAGCCGCGCATCGTCGCGGTACTGCATGATCGGGCCGTCGAACTCGGCGTGGAAATCCGCTGGGGCACAGAGATCATCGGCCTCGAACAGGACGATGACGGTGTCACGGTGGATGTTTCCGGCACCGGCGGCGCGCATCGACTTCGCGCCCGGTTCCTGGTCGGTGCGGACGGCGGGCACAGTCTCGTGCGCAAGCTGTCCGGAATCGACTTTCCGGGAATCAGTTACGACCGCACCACCGGTCGCACCGCGCACGCCACCGTGCCCGCCGACTGGCTCGATCCCGCCACCGGTGCGCTGAACGTGCCCGGCTACGGACCCATCCGGCCGTTCCTGCCGGTGCGCACCGAGCACGGCGGCTTCGTCTACGCACCGCTGCCGGGCAATGCGCCGCTGATCAACACCACCGAGTGGGACCAGCCCGAGCCTGCCGAGCCCATGAGCCTCGCGGAATTGCGCGCCAGCGTCCATCGTGTGCTGGGCGCGGATATCCCGATCGGACCGCCGCCGGGTCCGGGGCCGCATCTGCTGCGCCGAGTGATCGGCGGCAACACTCGATTGGCGGAACGCTTCCGCGACCGGCGGGTACTGCTCGCCGGGGATGCGGCGCACGTGCTGGTCTTCGGCGGCGGCCCCGGGCTCAATCTCGGTCTGCAAGACGCCATCAATCTGGGCTGGAAGCTGGCCGCCGAGATCACCGGTGCCGCACCGGCGGGCCTGCTGGACACCTACGACACCGAACGTCGTGCTGCGGCAAGCAGATCCGTGGTTTCCGCACAGGCGCAGGCGGCGGTGCTCGCGCCCGGAGCCGACGTCACCGCGCTGCGCGAGGTGTTCGCCGAACTCCTGACCGATCGCCAGACGGTCCAGCGCCTGGCCGATCTCATCGCCGGCTCGGACGTCCGCTACGACATGGGCGATCCGCATCCGCACCCGCTCGTCGGCTACTGCGCGCCCGAGTTCGAATTGCACACCGGGGCGGGCACCGTCCGCCTCGCCGAATTGACCAGAACCGCAAGGCCTTTGCTCCTGGACCTCACCGAGGAGGGTGCGCTCGCGGACGCCCTGCCGGAGTGGCGCGACCGCGTCGATATCGTCGCGGCCCGCGCCTGTGGGGAGACGCCGCCCGGAGCGCTGCTCCTGCGGCCCGACTGCTACATCGCCTGGGCATCCGCCTCGGCGCGCCCGGACGAGTCCGAACTCGGCACGCTGCGAACAGCTCTCACGCGCTGGTTCGGTGCGGCCTCGCGCAGTGCGGCGCCGGTCGGGTGA
- a CDS encoding TetR/AcrR family transcriptional regulator, with the protein MNDGDLGLRERKKRETRLALSLATIRLSVERGWDNVTVDDIAAAANVSVRTFRNYYSSKAEAVASRHLERMQQVAEELLARPASESLWEAMPAAVIDRFALGQDVSAAPPQDEQWTAGIRLMLSAPAVQAAIMEANAVAQQELTVAVATRTGTDPERDLYPKLVAAAVIAACAVVIDHIQRTDPPGLLLPLLLEAFTELAAGLPEP; encoded by the coding sequence GTGAACGATGGCGACCTCGGGCTGCGGGAGCGCAAGAAGCGGGAAACCCGCCTCGCGCTGAGCCTCGCGACCATCCGGCTCAGTGTGGAGCGCGGCTGGGACAATGTGACGGTGGACGATATCGCCGCCGCGGCGAACGTCTCCGTGCGAACTTTCCGCAACTACTACTCCAGCAAGGCCGAAGCGGTCGCCTCGCGGCATCTCGAGCGTATGCAGCAGGTGGCGGAGGAGCTGCTGGCGCGCCCGGCGAGCGAATCCCTCTGGGAGGCAATGCCTGCCGCGGTCATCGACCGGTTCGCCCTCGGGCAGGACGTGAGTGCGGCCCCGCCGCAGGATGAGCAGTGGACGGCGGGCATTCGGCTGATGCTGAGCGCACCGGCGGTGCAGGCGGCCATCATGGAGGCCAATGCGGTTGCCCAGCAGGAACTTACGGTGGCCGTGGCCACGCGCACCGGCACCGATCCGGAGCGGGACCTGTATCCGAAGCTGGTGGCGGCCGCGGTCATCGCCGCCTGCGCCGTTGTCATCGATCACATCCAGCGCACCGATCCGCCCGGATTGCTGCTGCCGCTGCTGCTGGAGGCATTCACCGAGCTCGCGGCGGGACTGCCGGAGCCGTAA
- a CDS encoding TetR/AcrR family transcriptional regulator: MTGTSARTPSATADGRSTRWNGHKARRRADMLDAALSVIEANGTEISVQQIADRLKVPRPVVYRHFDGRADLDEQIRRHILDSLLAELLPRLQPDGTVRDAVRGAVGTYVGWVERHPNLHRFLAAGDPHGSSSSALAGARDRIGAQLADLFADTLTSFGLDPNRARPTAFGMVGFVDGVVNSWRADGVLTSEQVEGILTESMLALIEGNARSLEVPLTRDTVVADLVARTEAARA; this comes from the coding sequence GTGACCGGAACCAGCGCACGCACACCGTCCGCGACCGCTGATGGCCGCAGCACCCGCTGGAACGGCCACAAAGCCCGTCGCCGCGCCGACATGCTCGATGCCGCACTGAGTGTCATCGAGGCCAATGGCACCGAGATCTCGGTACAGCAGATCGCCGATCGGCTGAAGGTGCCGCGCCCGGTGGTCTACCGCCACTTCGACGGCCGCGCCGATCTGGACGAGCAGATCCGCCGCCACATTCTGGATTCGCTACTGGCCGAACTACTTCCGCGACTACAGCCGGACGGCACCGTGCGCGATGCGGTGCGCGGCGCGGTCGGCACCTATGTGGGATGGGTGGAGCGGCACCCGAATCTGCACCGGTTCCTGGCGGCCGGTGATCCGCACGGATCCTCCTCCAGCGCCCTGGCCGGAGCGCGCGATCGCATCGGCGCGCAATTGGCGGACCTGTTCGCCGACACCCTCACCAGCTTCGGCCTGGATCCGAATCGCGCCCGCCCTACGGCCTTCGGCATGGTCGGCTTCGTGGACGGCGTCGTGAACAGCTGGCGGGCCGACGGTGTACTCACCTCCGAGCAGGTCGAGGGCATTCTCACCGAATCCATGCTGGCGCTGATCGAGGGCAATGCGCGCAGCCTGGAGGTGCCGCTCACCCGTGACACCGTGGTCGCCGATCTGGTGGCGCGCACGGAAGCCGCCCGCGCCTGA